One genomic region from Amycolatopsis sp. FBCC-B4732 encodes:
- a CDS encoding MarR family winged helix-turn-helix transcriptional regulator — MSGDTHERSLASRLRLAVVRLNRRLRAQRVGDDLTLTQVAALSTLHKCGALTPGQLAAKEGVQPPSMTRVIAALEEMKFVERRPHPTDGRQAIVELSESGLAYVRRAISVREAWLDRQLAELGDEEREVLSKAAEIIDRMAGN, encoded by the coding sequence ATGTCCGGCGACACGCACGAACGCTCCTTGGCGAGCCGTCTGCGTCTCGCGGTGGTCCGGCTCAACCGCCGGCTGCGGGCACAGCGCGTCGGGGACGACCTCACGCTCACGCAGGTCGCCGCGCTGTCCACCTTGCACAAGTGCGGCGCGCTGACCCCGGGGCAGCTCGCCGCGAAGGAAGGCGTCCAGCCGCCCTCGATGACGAGGGTGATCGCCGCGCTCGAAGAGATGAAGTTCGTCGAGCGGCGCCCGCACCCGACCGATGGCAGGCAAGCCATCGTCGAGCTGTCCGAGAGCGGACTCGCCTACGTGCGGCGGGCCATTTCGGTGCGAGAAGCGTGGCTGGACCGGCAATTGGCGGAACTCGGCGACGAAGAGCGCGAAGTGCTCTCCAAAGCCGCCGAAATCATCGACAGGATGGCGGGGAACTAA